A part of Gemmatimonas groenlandica genomic DNA contains:
- a CDS encoding 5'-nucleotidase C-terminal domain-containing protein: protein MGRLPSLFTAAVLTLAAAAPLRAQSGRFDLVIAATTDVHGRLRGWDYYANAPDPARTLAGAATIVDSVRTANPGRVLLVDGGDILSGNPLLYVAAKVAPPPVHPVIAAMNVMRYDAAVIGNHEFNYGVPALRAAISKAAFPFVAANVRDAQGRPFVAPYTLIDRRGVRIAVIGGTTPGSMLWDRDNLREAGLTVTDIVSSVRTAVAEVRQRKADVVVVLLHSGLDGAASYDTAATGIASENVAARVPREIDGINLVVYGHSHAELVDSTINGALLVQPRNWAASVALATLTLEKIKGKWAVVKHRGQSVKVAGHGESPAVLAASAATHKATVAWVTTPVGRTAVKWRADSARVVDAPITDLINEVMRRESGAELAATAAFSLDATLDTGAVTQAALSRLYPYENTLRAVRITGAQLRAFLEQSALYYRTLAPDGTAPAGGLVDPKIPGFNFDVVSGVDYVIDVSKPAGSRITTLTRNGRAVQPSDSFTMALNNYRQSGGGGYAMLASAPVVFQKDTDIRSLIIDAVTKAGTLDPAKYATVNWRLEPAAARAIAYREQNRGRAGEAAGGAPAAIPPAATAVALAAAPQGRTLRVISMSDFHGALSNRPDDRGRSQGGAVALSAAIEKAQRECTGQCQSVVVDAGDLFSGAAASDWDAGKPTVAVFNRLHVAAGAIGNHDFDFGQDTLRMRMRELKYGLLGANVRGPDGRPLPWLRADTVVVRGGVRIGIIGTAGEHTATSTKVRNVRQLKFLDPAPIISERVRALRAGGAQVVIALAHDGARCDRDKPDACTGGGISIIDKLTDKPDLFVMGHAHWNVALRRRDMPVVETSSNGRAIAVVDIPLDGSQAKAEIRTVSGEERAGADPIIDSIVTAANAKVQVRIDRRVATIAEAFVRNSDQYPLGNIVADAARVKGNADFGAWNNGGIRTDIPAGPISFGGVYQISPFGNVLVRVRMRGRDLVANAERWVWNGRPNTHVSGLTIEYDPAKPQGQRVLRVLGANGAPLDPDRIYALVVNDFMIDDAEGTMLARTISVEILAVRDVDMLASYLEQLPQPVRGDTTVRIRAVGAGAAK from the coding sequence ATGGGACGCTTGCCTTCGCTCTTCACCGCGGCTGTGCTGACACTGGCCGCGGCTGCCCCGCTTCGGGCGCAATCCGGACGCTTCGATCTGGTCATTGCCGCCACCACCGACGTACACGGACGCCTGCGGGGCTGGGACTATTACGCCAACGCCCCCGATCCGGCCCGTACGCTGGCCGGCGCGGCCACCATCGTAGATTCGGTCCGCACCGCCAACCCCGGCCGTGTGCTGCTGGTCGATGGCGGCGATATCCTTTCGGGGAATCCCCTGCTGTACGTCGCCGCCAAGGTGGCGCCGCCGCCAGTCCATCCGGTGATCGCGGCGATGAATGTGATGCGCTACGACGCCGCGGTGATCGGGAATCACGAGTTCAACTATGGCGTGCCGGCGCTGCGGGCAGCCATCTCAAAGGCGGCGTTCCCCTTTGTGGCGGCCAACGTGCGCGACGCGCAGGGGCGCCCGTTCGTGGCACCGTACACGCTGATCGACCGGCGCGGAGTACGCATCGCGGTCATCGGCGGGACCACGCCGGGGTCGATGCTGTGGGATCGCGACAATCTGCGCGAGGCCGGTCTCACGGTGACCGATATCGTGTCGTCGGTACGCACCGCGGTCGCTGAGGTGCGCCAGCGCAAAGCGGACGTGGTGGTCGTACTGCTGCACTCGGGGCTGGACGGCGCCGCGTCGTACGATACGGCCGCCACGGGGATCGCCTCAGAGAACGTGGCCGCGCGGGTGCCCCGCGAGATCGACGGGATCAACTTGGTCGTGTATGGCCATTCGCATGCCGAGCTGGTGGACTCGACGATCAACGGTGCGCTACTGGTGCAGCCGCGCAACTGGGCGGCCTCGGTGGCGCTGGCCACGCTGACCCTCGAGAAGATCAAGGGAAAATGGGCCGTGGTGAAGCACCGCGGCCAGTCGGTGAAGGTGGCGGGCCATGGCGAGTCGCCGGCCGTGCTGGCCGCGTCGGCGGCCACGCACAAGGCGACCGTGGCATGGGTAACCACGCCGGTGGGGCGCACGGCGGTGAAGTGGCGCGCGGATAGCGCGCGCGTGGTGGATGCACCGATCACCGATCTGATCAACGAAGTCATGCGCCGCGAGTCGGGTGCCGAACTGGCGGCCACCGCCGCGTTCTCGCTCGACGCCACGTTGGACACGGGGGCGGTCACGCAGGCGGCCTTGTCGCGACTGTATCCCTACGAGAACACGCTGCGCGCCGTGCGCATTACCGGCGCCCAGTTGCGCGCCTTCCTGGAGCAGTCGGCGTTGTACTATCGCACGCTGGCGCCCGATGGGACGGCGCCGGCGGGCGGGTTGGTGGATCCCAAGATCCCTGGCTTCAACTTCGACGTGGTCAGCGGCGTGGACTACGTGATCGACGTGTCGAAGCCCGCTGGCTCGCGCATTACGACGCTCACGCGCAACGGTCGCGCGGTGCAGCCCAGCGACTCGTTCACGATGGCGTTGAACAATTATCGACAGAGCGGCGGTGGCGGCTACGCGATGCTGGCCAGCGCGCCGGTCGTATTTCAGAAGGACACCGATATCCGCTCGCTGATCATCGACGCTGTGACCAAGGCCGGCACGCTCGATCCGGCCAAGTACGCCACGGTGAACTGGCGCCTCGAGCCAGCCGCGGCACGAGCGATCGCGTATCGCGAGCAGAATCGTGGTCGGGCGGGTGAAGCCGCCGGCGGCGCACCGGCCGCTATTCCCCCCGCGGCCACCGCTGTCGCGCTTGCGGCTGCACCGCAGGGGCGCACGTTGCGCGTGATCAGCATGAGTGATTTCCATGGCGCGCTCTCCAACCGCCCCGATGATCGTGGGCGTTCGCAGGGCGGTGCGGTGGCGCTATCGGCCGCCATCGAAAAGGCGCAGCGCGAGTGCACGGGGCAGTGCCAAAGCGTCGTCGTCGACGCCGGCGATCTGTTCTCCGGTGCCGCGGCGTCCGATTGGGACGCGGGCAAGCCCACGGTGGCGGTGTTCAATCGCCTCCACGTGGCGGCCGGTGCGATCGGCAATCACGATTTCGATTTTGGGCAGGACACCCTCCGCATGCGTATGCGCGAGCTCAAGTATGGGTTGCTCGGCGCCAACGTACGCGGGCCCGATGGTCGCCCGCTGCCCTGGCTACGCGCCGACACGGTAGTGGTACGCGGGGGCGTGCGCATCGGCATCATCGGTACGGCCGGCGAGCATACGGCGACGTCGACCAAAGTGCGCAACGTGCGTCAGCTCAAATTTCTCGACCCGGCGCCGATCATCAGCGAGCGCGTGCGCGCTTTGCGTGCCGGCGGGGCGCAGGTCGTGATTGCGCTGGCGCATGATGGCGCGCGCTGCGATCGCGACAAGCCGGATGCCTGCACGGGTGGCGGCATCAGCATCATCGACAAGCTCACCGACAAGCCGGACCTGTTCGTCATGGGGCACGCGCACTGGAATGTCGCTTTGCGTCGCCGTGATATGCCCGTTGTGGAAACGTCGTCGAATGGCCGCGCGATCGCCGTGGTCGACATCCCGTTGGATGGCAGTCAGGCCAAGGCTGAAATTCGCACCGTATCGGGCGAAGAGCGCGCTGGTGCCGATCCGATCATCGATTCGATCGTAACGGCCGCCAATGCCAAAGTGCAGGTGCGCATCGATCGGCGGGTGGCCACGATTGCCGAGGCCTTCGTGCGGAACAGTGATCAGTACCCACTGGGAAACATTGTCGCCGATGCCGCGCGGGTGAAGGGTAACGCCGACTTCGGTGCCTGGAACAACGGTGGTATCCGGACCGATATCCCGGCCGGTCCGATCAGCTTCGGCGGGGTGTATCAGATTTCTCCCTTCGGAAACGTCCTGGTGCGCGTGCGAATGCGCGGTCGCGACCTCGTGGCCAACGCCGAACGGTGGGTGTGGAATGGTCGGCCGAATACGCATGTGAGTGGACTCACCATCGAGTACGATCCGGCCAAGCCGCAGGGGCAGCGCGTGCTCCGCGTGCTCGGCGCCAATGGCGCGCCGCTCGATCCCGACCGGATCTACGCGTTGGTGGTGAACGACTTCATGATCGACGATGCCGAAGGCACGATGCTCGCCCGCACGATCTCGGTCGAGATTCTGGCCGTGCGCGACGTCGACATGCTAGCCAGCTATCTCGAGCAACTGCCGCAGCCGGTACGCGGTGACACGACCGTACGTATTCGCGCCGTTGGCGCGGGAGCAGCAAAATGA
- the add gene encoding adenosine deaminase, with translation MSTVNPAFIEIVQRMPKADLHCHLDGSLRPSTLLELSTERGLALPVHTASALGAWMLVDDARNLEDYLARFEVTLAVMQDIVALERIAHEFVLDAALDGVRYIEARFCPALNVRGGLSLDDVMQAVLRGLARGEKESGTLARVIVCALRSFPWPHALEMAELAVAYKGRGVVAFDLAGGESGNPASDHALAFDYARQHDLAVTVHAGEGDGPTSIREALHRCGADRIGHGTRLREDPSLEAYVIDHRITLEVCPTSNVQTRVVSTFGEHPLARYVVMGAVVTINTDNRLMSGVSLTDEYVRCAQHLNFDIDTLAMLAITSFDSSFLPHVEREALRESIAIEVGNILADADDVTVML, from the coding sequence GTGAGTACGGTGAATCCGGCGTTCATCGAGATCGTACAGCGCATGCCGAAGGCGGATCTACACTGTCACCTCGACGGTTCGTTGCGTCCGTCCACGCTGCTCGAGTTGTCGACCGAGCGTGGACTCGCGCTGCCCGTGCACACGGCATCGGCGCTCGGCGCATGGATGCTGGTGGATGACGCACGGAATCTCGAAGATTACCTCGCGCGCTTCGAGGTGACGCTGGCGGTGATGCAGGATATCGTCGCCCTCGAGCGGATCGCGCATGAGTTCGTCCTCGATGCGGCGCTCGACGGCGTACGTTATATCGAAGCGCGATTCTGTCCGGCGCTCAACGTGCGCGGTGGACTTTCGCTGGACGATGTGATGCAGGCGGTGCTGCGCGGGCTGGCGCGTGGCGAGAAGGAAAGCGGAACGTTGGCTCGCGTGATCGTCTGTGCCTTGCGCAGCTTCCCGTGGCCGCACGCGCTCGAGATGGCGGAGCTCGCGGTGGCGTACAAGGGCAGAGGAGTGGTGGCGTTCGATCTGGCCGGCGGCGAGTCGGGCAACCCCGCGTCGGATCATGCGCTGGCCTTCGACTACGCGCGTCAGCATGATCTCGCTGTCACCGTGCACGCGGGTGAAGGCGATGGACCCACCAGCATCCGCGAAGCGCTGCATCGGTGCGGCGCCGATCGTATCGGCCATGGCACGCGGCTGCGCGAAGATCCGAGTCTGGAAGCGTACGTCATCGATCACCGCATCACGCTCGAGGTGTGCCCCACCAGCAATGTGCAGACGCGCGTGGTGTCCACCTTCGGCGAGCACCCGTTGGCGCGCTACGTGGTGATGGGCGCGGTGGTCACGATCAATACCGACAATCGCCTGATGAGCGGAGTCTCGCTCACCGATGAGTATGTGCGCTGTGCGCAACATCTCAACTTCGACATCGATACCTTGGCGATGCTGGCCATCACGTCGTTCGACTCGTCGTTCCTGCCGCATGTGGAACGGGAAGCGCTTCGCGAGTCGATTGCGATCGAGGTCGGCAACATTCTCGCCGACGCCGATGATGTAACGGTGATGCTATGA